TGATGGGCCTGTAACCATACTAATTGACACCAAAGACAAAAAGTAATGACAATAGAAGAGGCCCAGAAGCTGGTAGATGAATGGATCAATACTACCGGCGTTCGTTATTTTAATGAACTTACCAACATGGCAATACTGACAGAGGAGGTAGGCGAAGTGGCTCGTCTAATAGCTCGGCAGTATGGAGAGCAATCATTTAAAGAGAGTGATAAAGGAAAAGAATTAGGCGATGAGTTAGCGGATGTGTTGTGGGTAATCATTTGTTTGGCCAACCAAACAGGGGTTAACTTAACTGATGCTCTAAAAAAAAACATGGATAAAAAAAACATTCGTGACAAGAATCGGCATAAAGAAAATCCAAAACTAAAACCCTAATACTCTAGTTAACCTTGTACTTACATGAAGTAAGGTCGGGCTGATGTGTAATATTGGTATAATATAATTTTTCCAAATTTTAGAATAAGATTTTGTGCTGGATATTTGATGGTAAGAAAGTTTGCTATGGGCCAATAGAGCGCGATATTTGTATATATGACCCATTTTCTCTAGTCAAACTTGACCACAAAGTTATATGAAAAATCTCTTCCGAAATTCTGTATGGAGCGTAGTTATTGCTCTACTATGTTTTTTTAAAGTTCAAGCTCAACATCAGAATAATCATAATTTTTCTCCTTTGGCTTATGCCGAAATTGTTGAGCAACTTCCTTCTGTAACAACTTTACATAATGCAAATATTGACTATTGCAGTTGGGAGCAGCTCTCAAATACTTTAAAATATAGAGTAGAGTCTCAGACGGCTTTTGTCAATGGTAAACTATATGTCATTTCAGGCTTTGGGTTTGACATCAAAATATTGTCATCTACCACGGAATATGACCCCAGTACTGATGAATGGACAGAGAAAGCACCCATACCCATACCCGTAACTCACGTAGGGGCCGTAGTGGTGGGTGATGAAATATGGGTTGCAGGAGGTTTTGAAGGAGATAACCCGGGAGTAGCAATTGATGATGTGCAAATTTACAATACCAAAACCAATGAATGGCGTTTTGGCCCATCTCTTCCAGCTAAACGAGCTTCTGCTGCTATGGCTGTAATGGGGCGTAAGCTTCATTTTATTGGAGGGCTGAAGCCCGATCGTCAGACCGATGTTTCAGAGCATTATGTGCTGGATCTGGATAATCAAAGTAAAGGCTGGTATGAAGCTGCCGCTTTACCAGAAGCTCGTAATCACTTAAGTGCAGCTACAGTAGGAGGAAAAATTTATGCAATTGGAGGCCAGCGAGGACATGACGTAAGTATAGAAAACACGGATTTACTGCATGCATATGACCCAGTAACTGACTCGTGGGAAAGAAAAGCGGACCTTACTTTTCCCAGGTCACATTTTGAGCCGGCCACTTTCGTATTAGATGGAGATATCTACATTGTGGGAGGTAGAACAGAGTTTCAGTTTTTTAGACATATCACTAAATACTCTCCGGAAGAAAATAAGTGGACCGAACTGTGTGGGCTGACAGACAGGCTCTTAGCTCCTGCTGCAAGAGTAATTAACGACTATCTATATATCACTCACGGAGGAAATGCCAATGTTCGCAATCCTACTAATGAAGTAAGAAGAAGACCCATAGAAAGAAACTTTTCTCCAGCTATGGGATTCCTCAACCAGCAAATTGATGTTTCACTAAACAGCGGTAGTCAGACAACTATAAAGGATGCTTTGTGGGTAAAAAGCGGTAGCCCTACATATCAGCTTTCTTTCTCAGGTAACCCTTCATGGATAACTGCTGGAGGTTATTACAATAAAACTTCTCATGAAGGTGATCAGATTGAAATTAATATCAATACTTCCGGACTTTCTGCCGGAACCTATTCTACTGTACTAAAAGCCAATGCAAATGGGTATCAAACTGCAGAGCTTCCTATAACAGTAAGGGTAAGTGGAGCGCATGCTGCCCACAGTATATTTTTAAATGCCGGAGGAGAAAGTGTACAAATGGAAGGAAACGAATACCTTGCTGATAGCCAGTTTCCTTCTTACTACAATAGTGAGCATACTTATTCTAATAATGCCTTAAACAACATTCTTTATAGAACAGAAAGAGGTTCTACAAATGACAAAGGAAGCTTAACTTATAGCATACCTGTAGAAAACGGAGAGTATACAGTCAGGACACATCATGCCGAACTCTATTATGGCTACATCAGAAGTAATGGTGAAGGCAAAAGAGTTTTTGATATCAGTATTGAAGGAGAGCTTTTAAAAGAAGATGTAGATTTGTTTAAAGAAGGTGTAGGTAATGGATTCCAATCAGAGGCTAAAGTATTCACTTTTGAGGATGTTGAAGTAGAAGATGGTCATCTTACAATTCAACTACAGGCATCGGTTAACAGACCTACCATTTCTGCTATAGAAATTATTTCTAATGAGCCAGCAACTACCGAAGTATGGCTTGAGGCAGAAGATGCATTAGTAGGAAGTAACTGGATCATAGAAGAAGATGACGAAGCATCTGGAGAAGCGTATGTCACTATTAAGCCTGGTTTAAATAGTCATAGCAGTGCTCCAGAAGGAAGTTCTAATCATGTTAGTTTCAATTTTGTATTGAGTAAAGCGGGAGAGTATCAAATAAAAGCAAGAGTAAAAGCTTCCAATTCTTCTAATGACTCCTTTTGGTTCAAGGTTAACAACGGAGACTGGGTAGAATGGTGGGAAAATGTACAAACTTATGACTTCGCCTGGAAGGAGTTAGCAAATAACCCGTTCAATTTGAGCCAGGGTAACAATACAATTACTTTTGCATATCGTGAAGACGGAGCTCAACTCGACCAGCTACACATCTACAATGATGGAGATAATACAGCCCCCCCCTTGCCTCAAACATCTTTTTGGTTAGAAGCAGAATGTGCAACAATTGGAAGCAATTGGAGAGTTCGGGAAGATGACGAAGCCTCAGGCGAAGAATACCTTACCATCAGAGAAGGACTAAATAGCCATAGTAATGCTCCTATAGGAGCAGCGAATCATTTAGTTTTCAATTTTAATCTAAGTAATGCGGATTCCTATAAGATATTTGCAAGGGTAAAGGCTTCTAGTTCTGCTGATGACTCCTTCTGGTTCAAAGTCAACAATGGAACCTGGATAGAATGGGCGGAAAATGTAAAATCGTATGATTTTGACTGGAAAGAAGTAGCCAACAACCCATTTAGTTTAAATGAGGGTAACAATACAATTACTTTTGCTTATCGTGAGGATGGAGCGCAGTTAGACAAACTTTTTGTGACAAACCAAGGAAATGTACCTGAAGGCATGGGAGGTAGAGATATCTATTGTGATGATGATGACGAAGAAGAAGAAGATGATCGCATAGCTAAGGTAATGATCAAATCTGCTGAAGCTGAATCCACTAACAAAGAGTTAGTAGACACACCGTCAGCGCAATCCTTACTCAATGTTTATCCTAATCCTGCTAGTAATGAAATTAATATAAGATGCGGCGAATCTGACTTAGATAAGAACGGTAGATTTTGCTTATTTAATATACAGGGAGAAAAAGTAATGTCTGCTAAAATTGAACAAACAGAAACAGCCGTATCATTGGCACGGCTGGCAAGCGGTATCTATATTTTTCAGTATGTGGATGATAAAAAAATACTCACCCAAAAAATTCAGGTGAGCAAATAAGCTATTGGAGGATGGGTAGCACCGTACTACTCATCCTCATAAATTCCAATATACATTTGACCTTGGGTATCTATAGAAGCACGGTACATCCCGGCTGTGTTAAA
This window of the Porifericola rhodea genome carries:
- a CDS encoding nucleotide pyrophosphohydrolase — protein: MTIEEAQKLVDEWINTTGVRYFNELTNMAILTEEVGEVARLIARQYGEQSFKESDKGKELGDELADVLWVIICLANQTGVNLTDALKKNMDKKNIRDKNRHKENPKLKP
- a CDS encoding Kelch repeat-containing protein gives rise to the protein MKNLFRNSVWSVVIALLCFFKVQAQHQNNHNFSPLAYAEIVEQLPSVTTLHNANIDYCSWEQLSNTLKYRVESQTAFVNGKLYVISGFGFDIKILSSTTEYDPSTDEWTEKAPIPIPVTHVGAVVVGDEIWVAGGFEGDNPGVAIDDVQIYNTKTNEWRFGPSLPAKRASAAMAVMGRKLHFIGGLKPDRQTDVSEHYVLDLDNQSKGWYEAAALPEARNHLSAATVGGKIYAIGGQRGHDVSIENTDLLHAYDPVTDSWERKADLTFPRSHFEPATFVLDGDIYIVGGRTEFQFFRHITKYSPEENKWTELCGLTDRLLAPAARVINDYLYITHGGNANVRNPTNEVRRRPIERNFSPAMGFLNQQIDVSLNSGSQTTIKDALWVKSGSPTYQLSFSGNPSWITAGGYYNKTSHEGDQIEININTSGLSAGTYSTVLKANANGYQTAELPITVRVSGAHAAHSIFLNAGGESVQMEGNEYLADSQFPSYYNSEHTYSNNALNNILYRTERGSTNDKGSLTYSIPVENGEYTVRTHHAELYYGYIRSNGEGKRVFDISIEGELLKEDVDLFKEGVGNGFQSEAKVFTFEDVEVEDGHLTIQLQASVNRPTISAIEIISNEPATTEVWLEAEDALVGSNWIIEEDDEASGEAYVTIKPGLNSHSSAPEGSSNHVSFNFVLSKAGEYQIKARVKASNSSNDSFWFKVNNGDWVEWWENVQTYDFAWKELANNPFNLSQGNNTITFAYREDGAQLDQLHIYNDGDNTAPPLPQTSFWLEAECATIGSNWRVREDDEASGEEYLTIREGLNSHSNAPIGAANHLVFNFNLSNADSYKIFARVKASSSADDSFWFKVNNGTWIEWAENVKSYDFDWKEVANNPFSLNEGNNTITFAYREDGAQLDKLFVTNQGNVPEGMGGRDIYCDDDDEEEEDDRIAKVMIKSAEAESTNKELVDTPSAQSLLNVYPNPASNEINIRCGESDLDKNGRFCLFNIQGEKVMSAKIEQTETAVSLARLASGIYIFQYVDDKKILTQKIQVSK